AGGTGAAAGTTTTAGGCTGTAAATATGATCTTGGATCTGGTCAGGTTGAATTTTTCGAAAACTAAGGTTCTGGCGAGGTCACGGATACGGAGAAATCGTTAAGTTAAAAAAGGAGCTCAATATGAAACAAAGACCTTTGATATTGATGGGATTGGCTGGCATCGTGGCAATTATGCTAATAATGGCAGGTTGTCAAAAGAAAAATCAGCTCAAACCGGATGAATCTGTACTGGCGTCGTTTGATCGTTCGATTGTTGCTAAAAGAAATGATTTTGGGTTTAGCCTTTATCAAAAGTTAATTAATGAAAATGAAAATATGATGATCTCTCCGGTCGGTGTAACGTTGGCGATGGATATGGCTTATAATGGGGCGGAGGGAGAAACAAAAGCGGTTATGGCAAAAGCCTTAAACATTCAGGGCATTGATACGGAACGACTAAATAAAAACAATCGGGCATTGCTTTATTTATTAACTTCCGCTGAACCAAAAGTGATATTAAACATTGCTGATTCACTGTGGTTGGATCAAAGTTTTGAATTTTCAGAACCATTTAGACAAACCGTTAAAGATAATTATCAGGCCCAAACGGAAGAACTCGATTTTAGTGACCCAAAGTCAGCGGATACGATTAATAAATGGGTGAAGGATAAAACAGCAGGGGTTATTGATCAGATCGTAGACGCGCCGATAGATTCCGAGACCATGATGTTTTTAATCAATACTGTTTATTTTAAAGGCGCGTGGACAAGTCCGTTTGATCAAGAACAAACCAGTGAACAGAATTTTAAAACCGGTAATGGTCAGACGGTGGCGACACCAATGATGTTTCAGAGCGGAGCGTTTGATTATTTAAAAACGGTTGATTTTCAAGCAGTGCGGTTGCCTTATGGTGATGAACAGAAAATGGCGATGATTCTGTTTTTGCCCAACGAAGAATCAAGTTTGGTGGAATTTCAAGGGCAACTCAATCAGGAAAACTGGTCGAACTGGATGAATCAGCTGGCGCAAAAAGAAGGAACGATCATGCTACCGCGGTTGACCTTAACCACAGAAGAATCCCTTAAGCAGGCGCTGACCGATTTAGGGATGGGCGTGGCTTTTGAAGCGGGAAAAGCGGACTTTTCGGGAATGACAACAGCAGGTAGTGGCGGTGATATAAAAATAAGTGATGTTAAGCACAAAACTTATCTTCAAGTGGATGAGCGAGGAACTGAAGCAGCGGCGGCAACCTCGGTAGAAATTGGACTTACGAGTATGCCAACTTATGATTTTGAACTCCGGTTTGACCGACCTTTTTTCTATGCTATCCAAGATCGTGAAACGGGAGCGATCATTTTTTTGGGATCGGTGTCTGATCCCGGTAAATAAACCGAAATATATAAATGGCCTGGGAGTGCTGTGACAGACAGCTTCCCAGGTGTTTTTTCGGCATTTTAGAGAATGAAGAAGTTTATGGGTTGCTTAATCGTTAAAAAAAACATTGTAAGATGGGCAATAAAAAAGTAAAATTAAGGATAAAAGTTTAGGAGTGTGGTTAAATAATAAAGGAAAAACAAATGAATGCGGCCTGCTTTTGTCCATGATAATTTTGGATAGCTGGCCTAATTCGATGGAGCTGTCGTGGCATAGCAATTAGTAATAAATCAGGAGCGTTTGCTTCAGGCCAAAAGGATGGCATTGGCTTATTACGGGGCGAAGAATGAGATACATTCTCATTCCAAAAAGACTTAATATCACAGGCAAAAGAGAGGGAAAGATGGGCTTTTTAGAAATTTTGAAAGCAATCCTGTTGGGGGTTGTCGAAGGTGTAACGGAGTGGCTGCCAATCAGCAGTACCGGACACATGATATTGGTGGATGGTTTTATTAAACTGAATATGTCAGATGCATTTATTGAAATGTTTTTGTATGTTATTCAATTGGGCGCGATTTTAGCAGTTGTTTATATTTATTGGCATAAATTGGTGCCGTTTGCGATTAAAGATAAAAAAATAATGATTCGCAAAAATACCATGATTCTTTGGTCAAAAATTGTGGTGGCCTGCATTCCCGGGATTATTGCATATTTTCTGTTGGACAAGTTGTTTAATACTTATTTTATGAATTCCGTTACCGTTTCGGTGATGCTGATCTTTTATGGGATCCTTTTTATTGTTATTGAAAATTATAATAAAAAACGAACCCCGGAGGTTATTAAACTGTCACAACTAACTTATAAAAAAGCCTTGCAGATTGGGGCTTTTCAGGCATTATCAATTGTTCCGGGAACATCACGTTCCGGAGTAACGATTTTGGGGGGAATGATTTTGGGAACGTCCCGGACAGTTGCCGCCGAATTTACCTTTTTTATGGCAGTGCCGGTCATGTTTGGGATTAGTTTTTTAAAATTGATTAAATTTGGATTAGCCTTTAGTTTATGGGAAGGGGTTATTTTATTAGTCGGGATGATCACCGCTTTTATCACCTCAATAGTGGCGATCAAGTTCTTGATGAGCTATATTAAAAAACATGACTTTAAAGTTTTTGGCTGGTACCGAATTGTGTTGGGAATTATCGTATTATTGTATTTTTTTATAACCGGTAATTAATAGCGTGAGACAGTTGAGCAAGTAATGATGGCCTGATTTTCGCGGTAGAGCAATAATGAGGTAACTGGAAAGGATTGTAGGAAGAAAAAATGATTAAAATTGATCAGGAAAAATGTATTGGTTGTGGCGCATGTGTTGATGATTGTTTTACCCGGGATCTTGTGATTGAAGAGGATAAAGCTAAAGTCCTTAATCAAACGTGTATCAAATGCGGCCATTGTATCGCTATTTGTCCGGTTAATGCGGTTAGCATAACCGACTACGATATGAGTGAAGTGAAGGCGTACAATGCCGTGGATTTTGATATCGAACCTGAAAAACTGCTGAATTTTATTAAATTCAGACGGTCAGTGCGTCAATTTACAGAAAAACCGATTGAAAAAGAAAAGCTGGAAGCGATTATCGAAGCCGGGCGTTTCACGCCAACTGGTGGCAACCGCCAGCCGGTATCTTTTGTGGTAGTTCAAAATGAACTTTCAGAGCTGACCAGACTGGCGTTGGAAAGCCTTAATAATCAGGGTCAAGCGTATCTGGCCGATAAAGAAAAGACACCACCCTTGATTGCCTATTATGCCAAGCGCTGGTTGCAGATGTATGAAGATTACCTGAAAAACCCTGAAAAACCGACCGATTTATTTTTTAATGCCAAAACAGTCATGATCGTTGTTTCGGAATCACCGATTGATGGCGGTTTAGCGGCATCCTCGATGGAGCTGATGACTCATGCCCAGAAATTGGGAATGTATTACAGTGGCTTTTTTGTCCGGGCAGCAGCGAATAGCCAGGAATTAAGACGTTTTCTGGGAATTGCAGAGGATAATAAACACGTTATTGCCTGTTTAGTGATGGGATATCCGGAGGTGTCCTACAAACGAACGGTACCCCGGAAAAAACCGTCAGTATCCTGGCGTTAAAAAAATAAATAAGTAATGATTTTGTGGGGCGGCAAGTTGTCGCCTTTTTAAATGTTATACGTGTTAAGATGGCCTGAATCAGTGCGTTTGAGATAATTAGACAAGACACCTTCACGAATAGGCTAATCGTTTTTTAAAAGAATAGGAGGCGAACAATGGCATGTATTGAATATCGGGATATTGAACTGAAATTTGAAGAGCGGACGATTTTTACAAAATTTAATCTGGCAATAAATAAAAACGAAAAAATCCTTTTGTGTGCCCCTTCCGGACGGGGAAAAACCAGTTTGGTAAAAATGTTAATGGGGTTTATTATTCCGGATAGTGGTGAAATCATAGTCGATGGAATACCTTTGTCCGGGAAAACAGTGAATCAGATTCGCAGTAAAATTTCATATGTTAGCCAGGATGCAGATATTCCTAAAGGGATTGTTAGTGACGTATTTAGAGATGTTTTTAAATTTCAGATTAATCGGCAGCTAAATTATCAAGAGAAAATCCTTTCTGACTGGCTTGAGAAGATGTTATTGCCTCAGGAAACGCTTAATAAAAACGTCGATTCGCTTTCCGGTGGAGAACGACAACGACTCGCTTTAATTTTAGGGATATTGTTGGATCGGGAGATTTGGATTCTTGATGAAATAACGACGGGGTTGGATCAGGAGTTGAAGAAAAAAATAGTTGAGTTGTTGTTAAATGATGATAAAACCATTTTGGTGGTGTCCCACGACGATATCTATCAAAATCGTGGATTAAGAGAGGTGAGTTGGTAATGGGAGTCCAAGAAATACCTTTTTACACGCCCTTTTATCTGTTGATCTTTTTAATTCCGATGATGATCATCAATTATAAACTGGAAATTGGGATTAATAAACGGGTTATTTATTCGTTATTTCGGATGACCATCCAGTTGGTTTTAGTGGGTTTTTTCCTGCAGTATATATTTTTATTTAATAATTACTGGATTAATTCGGCTTATGTATTATTTATGATTGGAGCCGCCGGATTAGCCACGGTTAAGTCCTGTAAGTTGTCGATCAAAAAGCAATTTTGGGCAATTGTTCTGGGCTTTGGAATTCCTAATCTAATGATGATTCTTTTTATCAACCAATTTGTGATTGGTTTGGATAATATTTTTGATGCCCAATATTATATTCCCCTGATGGGGATGTTGCTGGGTAACAGTTTAAGTGGGAATATCATCGGCATCAATACGTTCTATACCGGTATAAAGCAAAATGAGCGACAATATCAATATCGGCTGGGTTTGTCGGCCAATCAGTGGGAAGCCACCTTGCCATGGTATAAAGCCGCCATTATTGCCTGTATGAACCCTATTTTAGCATCAACGGAAACAATTGGACTGGTATCCCTGCCGGGGATGATGACCGGCCAGATCCTGGGCGGATCGATGCCAATGACCGCAATTATTTATCAAATTGTGATTATGGGGGCTATTTTGATAACCCGCTATTTCAGTATTCATTTTTCAATTTTGTTAACCCGTAAAAAGGCATTTGATGCCTATGATCGGCTAAAAATCTGAAAATCTTACCAAAAATTCTCTTAACCGAAATAATTAGTTCATTTATTTTGACCGGATAGAATGGTAAAATGATTATAAAGTTACTTTCTAAATGCGAGGTTAAAAATGTCCTTTAAAGATTTAACACCGAACACGGTCATTGAATATATCCAATCGTATACCAACATCTTCCCGGCTGAGGCCAAACTTACAGTTTATGAGATTGGCGCAGGCGACGATGACGGGGATGGTTTCGTTAATCATGTTTATCGAATATCGGACGCAGACGGGAAATCAGTTATCTTAAAACAAGCCAAGCCATATCTCAAAGCATTTGGAGCCGGAGTACCCCTGACGACCAGACGAAATCAGCTTGAATCAGAAATAATAAAGGTGAGATCAGCGATTACACCAGAATATTTGCCAACAATGTACCACGTTGATGCCGCCAATAATTTGTTTGTTTATGAGGATTGCGGACGTTTGAAGATCATGCGTTTTGAATTAATCAAAGGCAAAACTTTCCCGAAATTCCCTAAACAGATGGGAGATTTTTTGGCAAAATCGAATTTTTATACCTCCGAAATATATTTAGACCAGATTGTTCATAAAGGCTTAGCATGTAAGTTCATGAATCCGGAAATGCGGGTGATTATGGAAACCATTCTTTTTCTGAGAGAATCGTTTATTGAAGCCGAAATCGAGCTGCCGGCAGGCGATCCCAATCATATTATCATGGGCGATTTACTTTGGGAAAAACGCGAATTGCGGGTCGAACTGCTGAAACTACGTGGGATTTTTATGAAAAAAAGTGAATGTCTGGTGCATGGTGATTTACATACCTCCAATATTATGATTGATGAAAATGAAATGAAGATTATTGATATGGAATATCCATTTATGGGACCGTCATCGTCAGACACTGGTTACCTGATTGGTAATTTAATTTATGAATATATTGCCTGGTTTCATCATCCGGAAGGAACCCAAACATCACGCAGAGCATATCGACAAGAAATGATTGATTATATCCGTAACCTGATGACCGAATACCAAAAAGTATATACGGTATGTTGGGAGCAGGATGCAAAACCGATGTATCGCGATTATCCTGAGTATCGTGAAGCTTTACTTCGGGATTATATCAAAGAAGTTTGTGGCTTTGCCGGTTGCCAGATGGTCAGCCGAGTTGGTGGAATTGTACCGTTACCGGATTTTGATGTACTGCAGAATCTTGCTAGCCGAAACAGTGCCCGACGACTGGCGCTTTTGATTGCCGATGCCTTAGTGATGAAACGTGAAGAAGTTGAATCAGTCGACGATATTATCAATTTGATTGAGACCATTACCACTCGTTATTTTGAGGTAATGAAAGCGTTAAAAAATCGTAGTTAAACCGCTATCTATAGCAGCAGACAAGAAACTCAAGTTAATTTTAGGCTTGAGTTTTTTATTACTAAAAAGCATGTAAGGGAATGTTTATTTAAAATAAAATGTGGTAGAATAAGTATACTAAAATAGATTGGAACGAGAACAGATATCTTTTTTATAAAAAAAGGAGGCACAAGCGAAACGAAGAGATCCGATAAAAAAAGTGAAGATTTTGCCAAAACGATCTGATTGGAATCGATTGCAATCATGATTTATTGTTCAACAGAGTACTGACTGAAAAATGAGAATTATGGATAAGAAAACGCCAGCTATTCTAGTAAATAACATAGGCAATTGCGAAATTAAAAAATATCGAACAACGGTTGCTTGGGGTGCAGTTTCCACAAACGATTTCGTAACGTGTAGGCGAACAGTTCATCGAACTGTCCACCGTACCGTGTAGAAATTGTTTCGTGTGAAACTGGGCCCAAAGCTCATGGCACTTTCGCAATTACCTAGGTAAATAACCATTTAGGAGGAGAAATTTATGAAAAAAAATAAATTAGTTTTAACGCTTGTAATCATAACCCTGATGATGGTTTCGGTTCTTTTTATGGGGGCAAGCTGCAGTTCAACCACGGCTAACGTCAGTAATGCTGTGATGACGACTGGTGTCGATGATAATTCTATGCCGGTGGACAATGTTACTGAATTTCCGGTAAATTCCGATGTTTATGTGGCGGCAGAACTCCATAATGCACCAGATGATACAAATATCAAATTTATTTGGTATCAGGATGGTCAGGAATTAGATTCGGTCACAATTTCGAACGGAACCGTGAGTGATGCGCCACTATGGGGCATTTTGCCGGCCGATCTGGTTAGTAAAGCCGGAAATTATGCAGTTGAAATTTATATTGATGATCGGACCGATCCGGATACAACAACCGAATTTACAGTTAAATAAAGTCTTGACAGTAAGGCGTTAGTTAAACGATGGATAAAAATGAAATCATCAATAATATTGTCAGATAAAAAAAAGAAAGCTCAATATTAAAAAAAGCATCGGCCACTGGCCGGTGCTTTCTTTTGGAATCGGATAGAAGTTTCGTTTGATTTTAACGATCGGTGAAGGTAAAAGACCAAATTGCGAGAGTCAAGGTAATCGCGAAAAAGAGTGTCAAGGCAAGCAGACTATAACCCCACGTTAAAGGGTTAACCATAAGACTGCTACGAAGTCCATTAAGAAACCATTGAAAAGGATTCAACGATCTGATGGCAAAAACTATGGCTGGTGCGCCATCAAGGGAATAAAAGGCATCACTGCTCAATAATAAAGGCATTGAAATAAGGTTGGTTATAATACTGGCCTGGGCCTCCGTTTTGCATAAACTGGAGATAAAAAAACTCAGAAAAAGATAACCCATGGCGCCAAGTAGACAAACGATCATTATCATGATCAGACTTGGCCATGGCAAACTGATTTGAAAAGCGATACTGCCAATTATCAGGACCGCCAGCCCACAGCTTAAAGAAATGATGGTCCCGGCGCCAGAAACGCTGATAATATAACGCGCCAGCGGCAGGGGAGTAACCTTTAATAATTGATAAACACCACGTCTTCGTTGTGAAAATAACGTAAAAACAGTGGTGGTGAACGCATAAAATAAAATGCCCATGGCCATCATTCCCGTTGTTATACGGAGTGAATAGTGGGGATCATGAATTAGATAACCAAGAATTAACGTACCGGCAATCGGCATGAAAATTGACCAGAACAACAAAAATGGTTCGCGCGATGCAGATTTTAATGAAAGGGTGAAGAGGGTATTCATTTTTTTCTCCTTACTTATTTTATAGATAATTGCGAAATTAAAAAACATCGAACAATGATTGCTTTAGGTGCAGTTTCCACAAACGATTTCGTAACGTGTAGGCGAACAGTTCATCGAACTGTCCGCCGTGCTGTGTAGAAATTGTTTCGTGCGAAACTGGGCCCAAAGCTCACGGCATTTTCGCAATTACCTATATTTATTTTACCGTTTCGGTGAGTTTTAGATAAAGCAGCTCAAGGTTTTTTACCTGATGCTTTTTTGTGAGATCTTCGGGTTTTCCGGCAGCGACAATTTGGCCATGATTCATAAAGATAACACGATCGGCAATTTCTTCAACTTCGTCCATGTTGTGTGATGAGAAAAGTACAGTCCGTTGGTTTTCTGACATGTTAAGGATCATTTTTTTTATTTCGTGACTGGCTCTTGGATCAAGGCCCGCGGTGGGCTCATCCAAAATAATTAGTTCCGGTTCATGAACCGTTGTTACGCCGATAGCCAAACGCTTTTGTTGGCCGAGAGAAAGCTTAACGGCCGGAGTACGACCGGTGTCGCTTAGGTGATAACAGGCTAGTTTATGATTAATTTCTTCGTCACTTAGCTTAACTTGATACAATGCGCCAAACAGTTTAAGATTTTCTCTAGCCGAATATCCTTCGAAAAAGGGTGTTGTTTGGAGTTGGGCGCCAATGTGTTTTTTATAATCGTTTCGCCAGTATGAAACAGATCCCTTATCGGGTTGAATTATTCCTAAGAGCATGGCAATAGTCGTTGATTTACCGACACCATTTGGGCCGATCAAGGCCAGGATTTCACCTTGCTTAATTTCCAGGTCAAGCCCATGAACCACTTGTTTATTTTGAAATTTTTTTTCTAAACCGTTAGCGACAATTAAATTCATAATAACCTCCATAATTTTCGTTGAATATTCAATGTTGAGTATAAGGGCATTTTTTTCTCCCTCATTACAAGGGAGTTTTTTTAATCGTTAGCCTGTAGCAGGGTAATGGCATTTTTGATCAGGATGCGTTGTTGATTGACCAAGGCAAACATATTATCAAAAATCAATGTTGTCATTGGTGGAATAGTATGTTGCATTGCAATGTCTTTAAGACGAAGTCCGTTTTCCAGGGCCTGATATTCTTTTTCCAGCGCTACTAACTGCTTATTCAGCGCTGCTAAGGCATCTTCGCGGGAGACTTTTTCAATAAATGATAGTCCCGAATAAAGCGAGGAAGGATATTGAACCGAAGCGATTGTTAGAGAATCCCTAACTAATTCGGCTAAATGGGTTTTACCCGTTGCGGTGATTCGGTATATCGCTTTTTGCCGATTGCCCGTTTGTTCAATACTGTCGATTGTGACAAGACCTTCTTGATCCATTTTTTTTAATGCATGATAGATCGAACCAATTAAAACACCACCCCAACGCTCCGCGTCAGATAGGCGTAACATTTGCTGGATATCATATCCAGACATGGGTTGGACATCAAGGAGCCCTAAAACAAGTATTCGTGTCAATTTAATACCTCCAATACTCTACGTTGAGTATTCTACATTGATTGCGATGTTTTGTCAAGACAAAAAATAATGATGATAAAACGGTCGTCTTTCAAACAACAGAAAAAACGCCACTGTTTTTAGGCAACAGCGGCGCTGATGGAAAAATAAACTAGGGATTAACCGGATTAAAAGGCATCATCCGATAATTCATAAGGTGTTTCCTGATAAACGTAGTAATTAAGCCAGTTGCTAAACAAAAGATTGGCATGTCCACGCC
This is a stretch of genomic DNA from Acetobacterium woodii DSM 1030. It encodes these proteins:
- a CDS encoding serpin family protein; the protein is MKQRPLILMGLAGIVAIMLIMAGCQKKNQLKPDESVLASFDRSIVAKRNDFGFSLYQKLINENENMMISPVGVTLAMDMAYNGAEGETKAVMAKALNIQGIDTERLNKNNRALLYLLTSAEPKVILNIADSLWLDQSFEFSEPFRQTVKDNYQAQTEELDFSDPKSADTINKWVKDKTAGVIDQIVDAPIDSETMMFLINTVYFKGAWTSPFDQEQTSEQNFKTGNGQTVATPMMFQSGAFDYLKTVDFQAVRLPYGDEQKMAMILFLPNEESSLVEFQGQLNQENWSNWMNQLAQKEGTIMLPRLTLTTEESLKQALTDLGMGVAFEAGKADFSGMTTAGSGGDIKISDVKHKTYLQVDERGTEAAAATSVEIGLTSMPTYDFELRFDRPFFYAIQDRETGAIIFLGSVSDPGK
- a CDS encoding undecaprenyl-diphosphate phosphatase, giving the protein MGFLEILKAILLGVVEGVTEWLPISSTGHMILVDGFIKLNMSDAFIEMFLYVIQLGAILAVVYIYWHKLVPFAIKDKKIMIRKNTMILWSKIVVACIPGIIAYFLLDKLFNTYFMNSVTVSVMLIFYGILFIVIENYNKKRTPEVIKLSQLTYKKALQIGAFQALSIVPGTSRSGVTILGGMILGTSRTVAAEFTFFMAVPVMFGISFLKLIKFGLAFSLWEGVILLVGMITAFITSIVAIKFLMSYIKKHDFKVFGWYRIVLGIIVLLYFFITGN
- a CDS encoding nitroreductase family protein; the protein is MIKIDQEKCIGCGACVDDCFTRDLVIEEDKAKVLNQTCIKCGHCIAICPVNAVSITDYDMSEVKAYNAVDFDIEPEKLLNFIKFRRSVRQFTEKPIEKEKLEAIIEAGRFTPTGGNRQPVSFVVVQNELSELTRLALESLNNQGQAYLADKEKTPPLIAYYAKRWLQMYEDYLKNPEKPTDLFFNAKTVMIVVSESPIDGGLAASSMELMTHAQKLGMYYSGFFVRAAANSQELRRFLGIAEDNKHVIACLVMGYPEVSYKRTVPRKKPSVSWR
- a CDS encoding ABC transporter ATP-binding protein; the encoded protein is MACIEYRDIELKFEERTIFTKFNLAINKNEKILLCAPSGRGKTSLVKMLMGFIIPDSGEIIVDGIPLSGKTVNQIRSKISYVSQDADIPKGIVSDVFRDVFKFQINRQLNYQEKILSDWLEKMLLPQETLNKNVDSLSGGERQRLALILGILLDREIWILDEITTGLDQELKKKIVELLLNDDKTILVVSHDDIYQNRGLREVSW
- a CDS encoding ABC transporter permease, which produces MGVQEIPFYTPFYLLIFLIPMMIINYKLEIGINKRVIYSLFRMTIQLVLVGFFLQYIFLFNNYWINSAYVLFMIGAAGLATVKSCKLSIKKQFWAIVLGFGIPNLMMILFINQFVIGLDNIFDAQYYIPLMGMLLGNSLSGNIIGINTFYTGIKQNERQYQYRLGLSANQWEATLPWYKAAIIACMNPILASTETIGLVSLPGMMTGQILGGSMPMTAIIYQIVIMGAILITRYFSIHFSILLTRKKAFDAYDRLKI
- the mtnK gene encoding S-methyl-5-thioribose kinase is translated as MSFKDLTPNTVIEYIQSYTNIFPAEAKLTVYEIGAGDDDGDGFVNHVYRISDADGKSVILKQAKPYLKAFGAGVPLTTRRNQLESEIIKVRSAITPEYLPTMYHVDAANNLFVYEDCGRLKIMRFELIKGKTFPKFPKQMGDFLAKSNFYTSEIYLDQIVHKGLACKFMNPEMRVIMETILFLRESFIEAEIELPAGDPNHIIMGDLLWEKRELRVELLKLRGIFMKKSECLVHGDLHTSNIMIDENEMKIIDMEYPFMGPSSSDTGYLIGNLIYEYIAWFHHPEGTQTSRRAYRQEMIDYIRNLMTEYQKVYTVCWEQDAKPMYRDYPEYREALLRDYIKEVCGFAGCQMVSRVGGIVPLPDFDVLQNLASRNSARRLALLIADALVMKREEVESVDDIINLIETITTRYFEVMKALKNRS
- a CDS encoding ABC transporter permease, encoding MNTLFTLSLKSASREPFLLFWSIFMPIAGTLILGYLIHDPHYSLRITTGMMAMGILFYAFTTTVFTLFSQRRRGVYQLLKVTPLPLARYIISVSGAGTIISLSCGLAVLIIGSIAFQISLPWPSLIMIMIVCLLGAMGYLFLSFFISSLCKTEAQASIITNLISMPLLLSSDAFYSLDGAPAIVFAIRSLNPFQWFLNGLRSSLMVNPLTWGYSLLALTLFFAITLTLAIWSFTFTDR
- a CDS encoding ABC transporter ATP-binding protein, which codes for MNLIVANGLEKKFQNKQVVHGLDLEIKQGEILALIGPNGVGKSTTIAMLLGIIQPDKGSVSYWRNDYKKHIGAQLQTTPFFEGYSARENLKLFGALYQVKLSDEEINHKLACYHLSDTGRTPAVKLSLGQQKRLAIGVTTVHEPELIILDEPTAGLDPRASHEIKKMILNMSENQRTVLFSSHNMDEVEEIADRVIFMNHGQIVAAGKPEDLTKKHQVKNLELLYLKLTETVK
- a CDS encoding PadR family transcriptional regulator — its product is MTRILVLGLLDVQPMSGYDIQQMLRLSDAERWGGVLIGSIYHALKKMDQEGLVTIDSIEQTGNRQKAIYRITATGKTHLAELVRDSLTIASVQYPSSLYSGLSFIEKVSREDALAALNKQLVALEKEYQALENGLRLKDIAMQHTIPPMTTLIFDNMFALVNQQRILIKNAITLLQAND